Proteins encoded together in one Cicer arietinum cultivar CDC Frontier isolate Library 1 chromosome 4, Cicar.CDCFrontier_v2.0, whole genome shotgun sequence window:
- the LOC101500440 gene encoding polyadenylate-binding protein-interacting protein 5-like yields the protein MKPRKSSLNPFAASYVPISKRPDAIRVPGPKGAMDYDGTVWFPTPQNTTNDVQFVNKSAHKLSPVKNQPASSSYYVSPPQSMVQLTDNQFMDEEVDIDLEYLRMTFPGISDQSLVDVYNVNSGDLDAAIDMLSQLEFDDGVDSSGNLPDTLDIGDVSEPEFPADSASLKQKNVTAEAGSSSEHL from the exons ATGAAGCCGCGAAAATCTTCTTTGAATCCATTTGCAGCCTCATATGTTCCTATCTCTAAAAGGCCAGATGCTATTAGAGTTCCTGGGCCAAAAGGTGCCATGGACTATGATGGGACTGTTTGGTTTCCGACACCTCAAAATACAACAAACGATGTCCAATTTGTCAACAAAAGCGCCCATAAGCTCTCTCCCGTGAAAAACCAACCTGCATCTAGTTCTTATTACGTTTCCCCACCGCAGAGTATGGTACAGCTGACAGATAATCAGTTTATGGATGAAGAGGTTGATATAGATTTGGAATATCTTAGGATGACATTTCCTGGTATATCTGATCAGTCCCTTGTTGATGTCTACAATGTTAACAGTGGTGACCTTGATGCTGCTATTGATATGCTTAGCCAACTTGAG TTTGATGATGGTGTTGACTCTTCCGGAAATCTTCCAGATACACTGGATATTGGTGATGTTTCAGAACCTGAATTTCCAGCTGATTCCGCTTCATTAAAACAGAAGAATGTAACAGCCGAAGCCGGTTCTTCATCTGAGCACTTGTGA
- the LOC101500752 gene encoding E3 ubiquitin-protein ligase At1g63170 — MERPGSFSDSQHIIEIVGSVEASTSALSHHEERISGARLPVPQPLVSASGVSSELNNRNSSFIRRADSRRNRSPVHSGLWISIELVLLLSQIVASVVVLTLSRHEHPHTPLFQWIVGYASGCFATLPLLYWRYYHHNHMREQDSAQSRQTSPRISDPSGSLLSISRNNGGDGQTAVVSSRSNQASILMNRRMKILVEYFKISLDCFFAVWFVVGNVWIFGGRSSIDEAPNLYRLCIVFLAFSCIGYAMPFILCSTICCCLPCIISILGVREDLTQNRGATSESINALPTYKFKMKKNKRNGENNSANMEGGIVAGGTEKERVISGEDAVCCICLAKYENNDELRELPCSHLFHKDCVDKWLKINALCPLCKSEVGEDLTGLGSGEDATQQRDDSRVVNGVTNT; from the exons ATGGAGCGACCCGGGAGCTTCAGTGACAGTCAACATATTATAGAAATAGTTGGGAGTGTTGAGGCTTCCACATCCGCCTTGTCACATCATGAAGAAAGAATAAGTGGTGCACGGTTGCCTGTACCTCAGCCTTTGGTTTCAGCCTCAGGCGTATCAAGTGAATTGAATAATAGGAATTCTTCGTTCATAAGGCGGGCGGATTCTCGTCGGAATAGGAGTCCTGTTCATTCTGGGCTATGGATATCTATTGAGCTAGTTCTTTTATTAAGCCAGATTGTTGCATCTGTTGTTGTTTTGACATTGTCAAGGCATGAGCATCCGCATACCCCGTTGTTTCAATGGATAGTAGGTTATGCTTCTGGATGTTTTGCTACCCTCCCTCTTCTTTATTGGCGGTATTATCATCATAACCATATGCGAGAACAAGATTCAGCTCAGTCACGGCAAACATCTCCTCGAATTAGTGATCCTTCCGGGTCACTTCTTTCTATTTCCAGAAATAATGGAGGAGATGGTCAGACTGCTGTTGTATCCTCCAGAAGTAATCAAGCTTCAATATTGATGAATAGAAG AATGAAGATACTTGTAGAATACTTCAAAATATCCTTAGATTGCTTTTTCGCTGTGTGGTTTGTTGTTGGAAATGTATGGATCTTTGGGGGACGATCTTCTATTGATGAAGCTCCTAACTTGTATAG GTTATGTATAGTATTTCTTGCATTTAGCTGTATTGGTTATGCTATGCCTTTCATTCTCTGTTCAACCATCTGCTGTTGTCTCCCGTGTATAATTTCCATCCTTGGTGTTAGAGAGGATCTGACACAAAACAGAGGGGCAACTTCTGAATCCATCAATGCTCTGCCAACTTACAAGTTcaagatgaagaaaaataaaagaaatggtGAAAACAACTCTGCTAATATGGAAGGTGGAATTGTGGCTGGAGGAACCGAAAAGGAGCGTGTGATCTCTGGTGAAGATGCA GTTTGCTGCATCTGCCTGGCAAAGTATGAAAATAACGATGAGCTGAGAGAATTGCCTTGTTCTCATCTTTTCCACAAAGACTGCGTTGATAAGTGGTTAAAGATAAATGCATTGTGCCCTCTATGCAAGAGTGAGGTTGGTGAAGACCTAACAGGATTGGGGTCTGGAGAAGATGCCACCCAACAACGGGATGATAGCAGAGTTGTTAATGGTGTCACCAAcacctag